A window of the Helianthus annuus cultivar XRQ/B chromosome 4, HanXRQr2.0-SUNRISE, whole genome shotgun sequence genome harbors these coding sequences:
- the LOC110934572 gene encoding F-box/kelch-repeat protein SKIP11 — translation MSSLIHVIGRDLTMKSLMSLPRYNYARIASLNRSFRELIRSGELYRLRSVHQVIEHWVYFSCDPLKWEAFDPVNEKWMNLPMMDTDLGFQFSDKESMAVGTDLLVIGNDMLGPGIYKYSLLTNSWSQGLPMNEPRWLLGSASFKNIAIFAGGVDRKGKIMDAVESYDSETGTWKTLPSMIKPRKLSSGVFMDGKFYVIGGISSNDSNPLTCGEEYDLDTQKWTEIPNMSPGGGGPGMAPPLLAVASNELYAADCAAMELKMYSKKNKEWVAIGRLPEIAHSRDGWGIAFRGCGNRVVIICGPRDTQNRYIEIYSWVPSEGPPQWMRIGWKSSNNFVFNCAIMGC, via the coding sequence ATGAGTTCGTTGATCCATGTCATCGGTCGTGACCTCACAATGAAAAGTCTCATGTCCCTGCCAAGATACAACTATGCTCGCATCGCGTCACTAAACCGGAGTTTTCGTGAGCTCATTAGAAGTGGTGAACTTTATAGGCTAAGAAGCGTTCATCAAGTAATTGAACATTGGGTCTATTTTTCTTGTGACCCATTGAAGTGGGAAGCTTTTGATCCTGTCAACGAGAAATGGATGAATCTACCCATGATGGATACTGACTTAGGCTTCCAGTTCTCGGATAAAGAGTCCATGGCAGTTGGCACAGACCTGCTGGTTATAGGAAATGATATGCTTGGTCCGGGTATCTACAAGTACAGTTTATTAACAAATTCATGGTCACAAGGGCTGCCAATGAATGAACCCAGATGGTTGCTTGGGTCGGCCAGTTTTAAGAATATTGCAATCTTTGCAGGTGGTGTGGATCGAAAGGGAAAGATCATGGATGCGGTAGAAAGTTACGACAGTGAGACAGGGACTTGGAAGACACTTCCTAGTATGATTAAGCCGCGGAAATTGAGTTCTGGGGTCTTTATGGATGGTAAGTTTTATGTAATAGGAGGGATTAGCAGTAATGATTCAAATCCATTGACATGTGGAGAAGAGTATGATCTGGATACCCAAAAGTGGACTGAAATTCCCAACATGTCACCTGGAGGTGGCGGACCTGGAATGGCTCCGCCGCTGCTTGCAGTGGCAAGCAATGAGTTATATGCTGCTGATTGTGCAGCAATGGAACTGAAGATGTATAGCAAGAAGAACAAAGAATGGGTTGCTATTGGAAGGTTGCCTGAAATAGCACACAGTAGGGATGGTTGGGGTATTGCATTTAGAGGATGTGGGAATCGTGTCGTCATCATTTGTGGTCCTAGAGATACCCAGAATAGATATATAGAGATATATTCATGGGTCCCTAGCGAAGGGCCACCACAGTGGATGAGGATTGGCTGGAAAAGTAGTAATAACTTTGTCTTCAATTGTGCTATAATGGGCTGTTAA